Part of the Pelmatolapia mariae isolate MD_Pm_ZW linkage group LG3_W, Pm_UMD_F_2, whole genome shotgun sequence genome is shown below.
cacagtggagttaagccttacagctgtgatgagtgtgggaagtcttttaccctggctggaagcttaaaaacacaccaactcatccacagtggagttaagcCTTACAGCTGTAATGAGTGTGGGaagtcttttaccctggctggaagcttaaaaacacaccaactcatccacagtggagttaaagcgtacagctgtgacttgtgtggaaaatcTTTTACCGAGGCTGGaaccttaaaaacacaccaactcatccacagtggagttaaagcgcaTAGCTGtaacttgtgtggaaagtcttttactcgggctggaagcttaaaaatacaccaactcttccacagtggagttaaaccgcatagctgtgacttgtgtggaaagtcttttacccaggctggagacttaaaaacacaccaactcagccacagtggatttaaaccatacagctgtgatgagtgtgggaaggattttacccgggctggacacttaaaaacacacgaactcatccacagtggagttaaagcacacagctgtgacttgtgtggaaagttctttacccaggctggagaattaaaaacacacagactcgtccacagtggatttaaacctcacagctgtgagttgtgtggaaagtcttttaccgaggctggaaacttaaaaacacaccaactcgtccacagtggatttaaaccttacagctgtgagttgtgtggaaagtcttttacccaggctggacacttaaaaagacaccaactcttccacagtggagttaaagcgtacagctgtgatgagtgtggaaagtcttttaccctggctcaaaccttaaaaacacaccaactcatccacagtggagttaaaccttagagctgtgagttgtgtgggaagtcttttacccaggctggaggcttaaaaacgcaACAACTCATCCatagtggagttaaaccttacagctgtgacttctgtggaaagtcttttacccatcGTAAACTCTTAAAATTACACCATATCATGCACAGTGGAGTTGAAGcacacagctgtgacttgtgtggtaAGACTTTTGCTCAAAATAGCGACTTACAGAGGCaactagttacccactctggaattaaggcgtacagctgcCACTTTTGTGGAAAAAGGTTCAGTGACAAACAGTACCGAAATATTCACCTGCGGATTCACACTGGAAATGATGTTtcctgctgtgatcagtgtgggaaacCATTTATAAAAGATGCACAGTTACAACAACACATGTTtagccacactgaggagagaccttataaatgtgacctgtgtgagaagacttttaaatctccacatcagctgaaaaaacaccaacagatccacaccagaaagtaactctacaagtgcagttactgtgaggatgtatttatttttatcttgtaatTTTAACCTGATTGGAACAAGTCTGATCAGTGAACGTATGGAGTTATACTGAATgaactgtttggaaaaatgaagaGTCATTTTCGCTCAGTAAGCTGAGTGTtgtaatgtaaacagtaaaatgtaattggcgttggcagagatgctctttatttcaggcgacaTTCAGGATAAAAACGTTGAAGGAATTCCCTGATTCAcaatgtctttgtttagaagtggAGCAAAGCacatggatccagttctcaaccctgtcgtcactgtggtggtgggataGAGTTTCTCTTTGACCTTTGTGGAAGAACCTCCAATCACGAACGGGACCTAAAAGcacatcaacgtagacacactggagacaaaatgaactactgcaaagaatgtgggagagccttccacacaccaagtacattaaaaatacatgaactcttccacagtgtggtcaaaaagcacatctgtgaccagtgtgggtcatccttcaccactgcatGTGAGCTTAAAGAAAAAGCATAAGTgaatccacacaggagagacaccatacaagtgcagactgtgacaaaagcttctcacaatcaggtcatcgtaacaaacatgaacgtacacacatggaagtgaacttcagctgtgaccagtgtgacaagagcttcaggaatgTCAGTTCATACTCCGAACACAAATAATCCCacgctgtaaataaactgtttcactgttaccaatgtgcaaaaacattcaccTCATTATatgctctgtctgtctgtcatcagcctgatcatgcaggactgaaatcactggatcacaatgaatctgaagagagagaaagatcctcttctggtttcagggtcggacttaaaaaccttgagatcaggctccacagagttcagctggaatctcctgtaaagagtgtcagctgatgtcacacttggatctgatgaggtagctctgatTTCTGGATCTGCAGTGAATAATTCTGAATGTTACATTTAGGAAGCTGCATGTATAGATATGTAtatcaaggttttttttttcttttgagggATTTTAATTCTCTAAAATGTTATCCCTGTTACATTTTAGTCTTTGTTTCCTTAGGACACAGTTGTGTTTAGTAGTTGTACTTGTTACTGTATTATTAAAGTTATAGGAATGTCTTTTTTACCAAACTAATAATGTATCAGAATTGCAGATATGGATATATATTTCAATTTCTTTCATTTGAACTTTCTTAGTGTTTCCAAAATtaacttctttttaaaaatgtattcatttaatGTGTTACCTCAGTTAAATTTCAAttcttcattcatatttaatcttttgCTGTTGTAAAATCTTCTCTTAAATCATTTTCTCCCAAAACTGCAAATATTTTCACAGCAGTTGCTCTTAAAACCTCCAAAATGAACTAAATCTGTCCACCAGCTTTGAAACAACACCTGCTGTGACTTTATGTcctgaaaaaagaaactcaagctAAACTGGTTTTGGGCTGTACTTCCATATAATACCAGTTTGTACCAGAAGATGAACCAGTGAGTCAGTGTACGgtaacctttatttaattgGGCAAAGAACACAATCTTATTCACATTGGCAGCAAAGAAATGGTGaaagttaaaaacagcagcacacatcaggaccattttaaagatcacaggtgactacttttacttaattcaaattctgttaaacCTCTATTTTTTGCTCCTCCTTTCACTTTAGTGTATTTAGTCCTTGAAGTCcatgttattttttaatgaattttgatccacatgtttgcagctgttttcttgttgaTTTGAAGTTTGTATTATGAAATCCTGATAATGTTAAAGCGTTAGTTATATTTGATGAAGTCTGTGTAGAGTTTATCTTATTAAACAGTttggtgtgaaaaataaagaaatggtctCAGAACAAGTAGTTTGAGCCATGATTTCAAATTCAaactaatttaactgttttcagtggtacatgtggaggtttatcagaggaggCGACTTGGCTGTTCTCCACTCACACTGAACAAGGATCCTGcagctcattaaaaactctaaaaTGATCTTCAAGGATAAtatgtttgatttttcttaaaaaagtgCTGTTGGCATGAAGTTTTCAGACAGTGTGTTTAAGAGTCATTGTGGTTAACATCTCACACATTCCAATAAAGCAGATGTTTTTGCATTGCAACAGCGGTTTGCAGTTGCAATGCAGGATCGTGCTGCTGCTCGTCTACAGGACTCTCATGGAGCACCACTTTGAAACTTTGTAACTCTCTCTCtgcaaaatacaatatataaagaccaatgctgggcaattaattatatagttacttcttcaaaaaagttactgagtattgcaaacaaagatttttgcagctgtttacctacaAATGCTGCTaaggcattttttaaataaacatttcaaactatttacagaacaatcagctgttctgcatcaaatctgatgccacataTTTGTGCctctccaaaaaataatttctgtccactatgagataaaggagaacatcaaaatcaatcaatctttatttataaagcacttcataaaaaaaatgtagcacaaagtgctttacatggttaaaagcagtcCACCCCATCCCAACCTCCCACTCACTCCCCACTCTCTCATTAGCATAGACGATCatgaatacacacatacacacatcccccccccccccccccccacacacacacacacacgcacacacacacttaaagagtaaaattgggctgggtacgcattagccaagtgaggaaacactatcacagggagccgtctgcaccgggagccggtcacagaccgcagcctccaggctgggcacacagcaggagggaggcaaagaagccccccagccaggctgagaggacccacagagccccagcagccacggttgatcacagccccggtgcagagagcctcctctgaggaaacactggagatatgactGTAACAAACCCACAGCGGACCCGCGTGCATGTTCATGCTTTGCAGCATTCTTTATttcaactcaattcaattcaattcaattcaatctaTATTGGCAGACTTCATGtccataaaaacaagacagaaacacacacacaactcccctcccccccccccccccaaacacaagGTATAAaccttaaatatatatatgtttataaataagtatataaagcatttgtaaaaaatataaaaccttaatatacataaaacacaattacttaaaatatatcaataaatacacaaacacttcaacCAGTGCTTTCTACTTTCTACAGTCCAACTTATATTACAAGTGGGCACCAAAAATCAAGGAACAaactaacattaacatttatctCCGGTCCTAAcccaaaccaaacaacaaatttacaaTCAGAATATACCACTCCACATAGTaacaaggagaaaaataaaataaaataaataaaacaaaaaattataatGGATCCTTTTTCAATGAACCCCAATTTCATTCACATTCTTCATATTGAGTTATCGTTTTAAGCatgtaacactttttaaaacaatgtaaattcATACAATTCTTTAAATTATAATGAAGAGAGTTCCACAATCGTATACCCCTAACCGTTGGACTCATTAATCTTTGTGTAGTCCTAGCTAActgatgcttaaaataaaatttccttCTGCTATCTTCTCCCCctgaacacaataaaaacactctttgtaacttaaagggcaaaatattatttttagccTTAAACATAATTAATAGTGTCCGTAATTTCACTAAATCTcctaattttaataatttcgattttataaataatttatttgtatgttctctatatttaacattatgaaTCATTCGTATCACTTTCTTCTGTAATAAGTTTAAAGGTTTAATAGTATTCTCATATGTGTTCCCCCAGATTTCAACACAATAActaaaatatgagaaaaacaatgaaaaatataaaatgcgcATTGTTTTATAGTCTAATAAATCTCTTACATTtcccaaaatataaatgtttttaaccaTCTTCTTTTTAATATACCAATATGTGATTTCCACGTCAAATTTTCATCTACTATtacacccaaaaaacaaaattcagtaACTCTTTCAATCAATTCTCCATCAATGGACATAATGACTTCATCCTCCTTTACACGATTGCCAAATATCATGAATTTCGTTTTTGTCAAATTCAAGGataatttatttacatcaaaccatATTTTTAATCTTAACATCTCAGAAGTCATAATTTCAACCAAATCTTTCAAATTCTCTCCAGAGCAATAAaaatttgtgtcatctgcaaataaaacagaatttaagCTTTTTGATACATCACAGATATcattaatatataaattaaaaagtttagGTCCCAAAATAGAACCTTGAGGAACGCCACATACAATCTTCAATCTTTCAGAGGTGTTACCGAGATAATGTACATATTGCGATCTATTTTCTAAATAACTCCTTAACCTATTCAATGCCACTCCTCTCACACCATAATTATACAATTTAGAAATCAAAATAGAATGTTGTAAGGTATCAAAAGCtttctttaaatcaacaaatacCCCAactgtatatttattattatgggTTGCAGATGAAATATCGTCAATGAAAGTCAACAATGCTAATGCCGTTGATCTATTTTTACGAAATCCAAattgattttcatttattagttgatatttttcaataaaactATCAACTCTTTGCGCAAAAagtttttcaagcacttttgAAAGCTGTGACAAAAGAGACACTGGCCTATAATTGTTAAAACTATGCTTATCTCCTGATTTATATAAGGGTATCACTTTTGCCACTTTCATTCGATCAGGAAATACTCCTGATTGTAAcgaaagattaaaaatatagcaCAGAGGAATACTTATGCAATCTAAAGTCTTTTTAATTACAACCATGTCTATACCATCACAGTcagttgattttttatttttacaattttctACAATTGCTACTATTTCTTTTATGGTAGTATCAGCCAAGAATATAGTATTAACCATTCTATTTTCTCCTTTCCAGGCTTCCTCATTATCTGGGTCGTCATTTTTTCTAATTAAATTTGCTAAAGTGGGtccaacatttacaaaaaatgaattgaattcatTTACTACTTCAGTCTTGTCTTCGACAACTTGATTATTCTTAATGAAATAATTGGGCCGATCTAAGGGTGTATTCTTGTTACCCAATACCTccttaaaaatattccaaaTGCCCTTAATATTATTCTTGTTTTCCTGAAAAAGTTTATTATAATAGTCTTTCTTGGCTTTCCTCAATATTAATACCAACTTATttttataaactttatatttcatttccGCATTCTTAGTTCTCTGTGTTATATAATCCctatataaattatttttctttttacatgcatttgcAAGACCCTTAGTTATCCAAGGTTTCATattcttattctttttcttatacTTAAATGATACCAGTGGACAATGTTTATCATACAAGGCCAAGTAAGTATTTAAAAAAGCTCCATATGCAACGTTGACCTCATTAACATAGACTTCCTTCCAGTCCACTTCCATGAGTTCTTGTCTAAACTTATTAATTGCCTCGTTATTTCTTAACCTTCTATGACTCACGAAACCaacttcttcctttcttttcatatttgaatcaaaagtaaaaaagacTAGTAGATGATCGCTTATATCATTTATGATGAGGCCACTCATAATATTACTCTCCAAACTATTAATGAAAATATGATCAATTAATGTTTCTGATTTATCCGTTATTCTACTCGGCTTCATAATTAAAGGATAAAATCCTTTACCAAgtaataattcaaaaaaatctGACGCAGCCTTATCATTTGCCTCTTTACAAAGATCAATATTGTAATCACCACACAAACATAAAGTCTTATTTCCCTTAGCCTTACTCAATAAGTCTTCTACTGCCTCTGTAAATAACTCAATCTGTGACCCCGGTTTCCTATATATACATGTTACAATTATATTCCTTCTTCTTTCTATGTCCAATTCCACTGTCACAGACTCCATTAAATCGTCTATAACCACAGACATACATTcaacttttttacatttcaaatcacaATTAACAAAAAGTGCCACCCCTCCTGCCTTTTTCTTAATTCTATTTACAAAGTATAAATCGTACCCTTCGATACAAAAATGACAACCCCTCTTCTCATCTAACCACGTTTCAGACAGAGCAATTATTTGAAACCTGCCTCTCAAACTATACAGAAAATCTTTAATCGAAGCAAAACTTCTATAAAGTCTTCTGCAATTAATatgaattaatgaaaatgtattaacTATTTCAACCGTATCCCTGAATTGCTCCTCTGTATAATATTCACATGTGACATTAATTGTATTAAGCACATTCCTTTCAGGGTCAATACCTACTTCAAAATCATATAGTTTATGATCTGAGTCATCGGGCATTATACATAATTATTCTAAAACTATCTATTAAcctcaaaaaagaaaggaaTCCTTAACAATTGCACATTCATTTATCGACATATTTTAAAGTCCGTTGATCTTGTTTTCTTCCATGTCCAATTTACAATTTCCTTTTGTCCTTTTCCACCCGAAGTAGCATCTGTTCTTGTAAAGGATGAACTAATTGTTTTTAGGCTCATAGCCATGATTGGTCGTAACCGTTTGCCTACCTTGATAATGTTATCTCGAATAAATGTCCAATTCCTCAAGATCCTTAATCGTTATAACCTTGGCTTCTTCTGGCGTTCCATTCAGTTTAATCATCACTTTACAGTTCCTGGTCCAGGTTGCTTGAATCTTTTTCTCCTTCCGTAAAATGCGAGCTTGTCTAGCAATATCTGCATTTCTTTTTGTAAGATGTTCATTCAAATATACTCCACTTCCTTTCAAAAGGCTAGACCGCCTCAGCAAGTCAACTTTGTGTTTACGGTTTACAAATCTCATTACAATTGCTGGAGGAGCCTTAGTGTGCCTTCTAGGAAGGGTATAGCATGCAGATATATTATTACTATGCAGGGGAAGTTTTTTATTCGAAAAGAATTCCACAACCTGCCGTTCCAACGTCTGTAGCTCCTCCATCGGGGGCTCGTCTTCTCCTCTTTTTGCACCGGTCCCAGACTCGGCGACTCTCGCATAACTCCTGTGTTTAGTTTCCAGACCCGTAATAATCACTTCCTCAAGTCGAGCCTGCTGTTCTAGATCGTCCACCTTCCTTTCCAAAAACTGGATTGTCTTATCTTTCTCCTTAATCAGGTTTTTTAGTTCTTTGATTTGGTCCATCATCGACATTAATATTCCTTGTTGCTTATTTACTTTTTCAATTTCCGACATCAGCGAGTTAAGTGAATGTTTAATCTCCTCCAGATCTTCTTCGACTTTCTTCATCTTTGCCATTTTGTCTCTTATAAATGTCAatcttagtttatttatttgcccaAACAAGGTCTATAACTGAAATTGTTTTGGAGTTTTAACACCAAACATCACAACACCACCGCGAGGACGCCAATCCGGCTGTGATCACGCCCGCCATCTTAGGAGCGATCATCAACatatagattaaataaaatttatttacaggcaaacacacacagatctgcagctctctcctgctgccaGCTCAACATCACCGACACCACAGGACCCAGTACAGTATTTAATTCGGCGGGgcgtgattgcggatgccgtgcaggtgcgtctgcctcctctgcacggcaccgcaggccacgccccgccacataCCCCCATCGCCCGACTGAGGCCGGGGAGCCATCTGGCCGGACCGTTGGCGCCCCCGGGCCCTGGCCAAGCGACAGGGAGTTATGAGTTCAGGTGGCCGCCCGCGAACCCAGCGGCACCGGCGAAGCTGGTCTGGAGGTCGGCCGCATGGCAGGTGGACGCGGCGCGGTCGGCACGGTCGTGTGCCCCGGCTCGCAGGCAGCTGGGCAAGTGTCCGGCGGGCACCGGCCTCTGGTGGAGGTGGGGCCGCTCTGCTCAGCCCGCCAACCTCGGGCGCCGCCTCCGTCGCTGTCTCCCCCGGCTGGAGCGGCTCCTCGGGCGCCGCCTCCGCCGCTCTCTCTCCCGGCTGGAGCGGCTCGTCGCGTGCCGCCTCCACCTCCGCCCCTCCCGGCTGGAGCGGCTCGTCGCGCTCCACCTCCGCCCCTCCCGGCTGGAGCGGCTTGTTGCACGCCGCCTCCGCCGCTGCCGGCTCCTCGGCTTTCTTCCGGGGCGCAGGCACGGGCACCGGCCCCCGCCGAGCCCCAGCGGCTCCCACGCGCGGGGTGGGACCAGGCGCTGTAGCAGGCTGCGTGCTGGCTGGTCGCACCCTTGGGGCCAGCACAGGCGCTGGAACATTCCAGACGTCGGCCACTCCCATGAATTCAAGGGATGCCGGTGGGGGTGGCGGTGGTGTCGGCCAGGACTGGATCTGAGCCGCCAGACTCGCGATCCTTTGTGCGCGACGCTCAACCCGGTCCTCCAGCTCTTCCTGCCAGCGCCTCAACACTGCCGTCTGCTCCTGCTGTGCGGCCACCATCTCGGCCACCATTTGGGTCAGCTCCTTCCCCGGCTGGCCCAGTTGCGGGTCTGCTGTGTCCCCAtcctgggtttcggcaccacTGTAACAAACCCACAGCGGACCCGCGTGCATGTTCATGCTTTGCAGCATTCTTTATTTataggcaaacacacacagagctgcagctctctcctgctgccaGCTCAACATCACCAACACCGACACCACAGGACCCAGTACAGTATTTAATTCGGCGGGgcgtgattgcggatgccgtgcaggtgcgtccgcctcctctgcacggcaccgcaggccacgccccgccacaatgacctaataagaatataaacaggataaagagataaaataaataagaatgggatacaatataaatataaatagagtaagaagataaaaaatgaataagaataaaatcaataaatattaggtaaagcctaaattaataatataaatagaataacagcaTAGAATAAattagcataaaataaataaacgttaggtgaatgctaaattaaaaagatgggtcttgagcctgttcttaaaaacatatacgttctctgcggccctgagctcctccggcaggctgttccatagtcgaggaccataccactgaaaagctgcctctccgtgagtatgtgtcctgactttagggacaatcaaaaggccagcACCAGAGGACCTCATGGTCgcgagggttcatatggtaaaagcagatctgaaagataagaaggcccaagacgattaagacatttaaaaaccaataaaagaactttaaactcgatcctgaaacacacggggagccagtgcagcgattctaaaaccggtgtaatgtgggcccgccctctggtcttcgtcagcacacgggctgcagagttttgtaaaagttgtaagggtgaaatattctttttggggagaccagagagcagggcattacagtaatcaatgcgactggtaataaaagcatgcatcaacaTTTCAGTGTTGGCCtgagagagaatagggcggactctggctatgCTGGCATTAGGTATTTTCTGTTCTGTAGTTTGCCCTCTAGTggttgtttttgtgtatttttttactCTGCAAGATCTAGCCAGAGGCAGTTTCATCTCTGTTAATCTGTTGCCATCCATGCCTTCACAAGTTGATAAACGGCATCATCTGTAAGTAATATTGTTTGTTATCACTGGGACGACTTGTGTGCATTATTATTTGTTGTGAAGGCGTGACATAGTTTGTAGtttgaatttaatttgaatGCATGTATAACCTAAGCTAGTAAGGTTAAGCTAGCTCATATGCCATGTGGTTTCTTTAACATTTTGATCATGAGCGTGATTTCATTTGATGTTTTATTCGGGCACTCACTAAACAGATGAATATTGTGCTCATATTTTTGAATATGTggtgttatattttatattgatgcaacatttttattggtttatttCTGGTTTTGTCAACAGTTTCACACTTTTTCCTTATTAAATAATCTAACTcaacaacgtagcttgccatcaccagtgtgtgaatgtgtgtgtgaatgggtggatgactggatatgtaaagcgctttggggtccttagggactagtaaagcgctatataaatacaggccatttaccatttatttaacACATCGGCCTGTTCCTAGGATTTTGATTAGGAGAGTGTTTAGCTGTCTGTATAGCTGAGTCTACGTTCATGAGGACAACACTTAGTGAGGACAGAACactggctatattttttagatgataaaatccaattttggttacatgtttaatatgtgggataaaaccaagctcagagtcaaaaataacacccaggtttttcacttgtagtgaagggcatagtgaaaatgcctgtaatttagaaaagagtttctctctctgagcctcaggaccgatgattaaaacttcagttttgtcctggttaagctgtaaaaagttttctgccatccaaaattttatatctagaatacagttaaaaagggcatccattggtctggtgtcatgaggagacacggagatgtacagctgagtgtcatcagcgtaactgtggaagttcactccatgcctcctgatgacactgccaagagggagcatatacaaattaaaaagtacagggcctaaaaccaacccttgaggcacaccacatgtcattttatggatcttagaggagcatgtatccatacttaccataaaagttctgtctgagagataggaagttaaccagttgtgtacagcaccagagaggcccaccatgtgtttcaatctgtttaaaagaatagcgtggtctactgtatcaaaggctgcgcttagatccagtagcaccaggactgagagCTTTTCGGAGTCCCAGTTAAAtctaagatcatttaaaacctttaggagagcagtctctgtgctgtggttcacccgaaatccagactgaaatatctctAGGATCTGCTtatcattcagaaaatcattaatctgagtaaaaacaagtttttctaaaattttacttaaaaattgtaagttggatacaggtctgtagttattaaaatcattacaatccaaattgctcttcttcagaaggggcctcaccaccgtcattttaaaggcagcagggaagacacccgactgaagagagcaattcatcatgtataaaagctccgcttcaaaaaatccataaagtgttttaaaaagtgaagaggggattggatctaaaagacatgtggtgggtctcactgtggagaaaactttcctaaggttctcagcattaaccaggacaaagctgtccagtgtctcctcaggtacaatcgagccctcagatgtgtttaaaatcatatcacaagaagataaaatatcacatctgatggtgttgatttttcccctgaagtggtctgcaaactgctcacagagtgagtctgtgggggttctttgggagctgttaaaatcagggttaaataaTTGATCTATGGTAGAAAATAGGACCTTGGGATCATTTTTGTTAATACTGATTATTTTGGCGAAGtatgaatttcttgaattccttagtgtattattgtaaattttaagttgCTCGCAAAGTATTTGAtagttgatttcatttttatttttcctccatctcctttctgctgccctgcaatttcttttgagtGTTTTGACTTCTATGTTTCTCCAGGGTGATACACGTTTTACGTTAAtctttttggtggtgagtggagcaacggagtcaaggcttttcttcagtttgctgttaaaatgattaaaaataaaatcacagggtgCAGGTAAAATCACAGGGGGGCATTCGTCTAAAACCCTGGTAAAATTTGCAG
Proteins encoded:
- the LOC134618116 gene encoding zinc finger protein 665-like; this encodes MTSTQKDQHGARSQRSQEADNPHRRKGEKTYSCDECGKDFTLAQTLKRHRLIHSGVKPYSCDECGKDFTQAGHLKSHQLIHSGVKPYSCDECGKDFTQAGHLKSHQLIHSGVKPYSCDECGKSFTQAGYLKNHQLIHSGVKPYSCDECGKSFTLAGSLKTHQLIHSGVKPYSCNECGKSFTLAGSLKTHQLIHSGVKAYSCDLCGKSFTEAGTLKTHQLIHSGVKAHSCNLCGKSFTRAGSLKIHQLFHSGVKPHSCDLCGKSFTQAGDLKTHQLSHSGFKPYSCDECGKDFTRAGHLKTHELIHSGVKAHSCDLCGKFFTQAGELKTHRLVHSGFKPHSCELCGKSFTEAGNLKTHQLVHSGFKPYSCELCGKSFTQAGHLKRHQLFHSGVKAYSCDECGKSFTLAQTLKTHQLIHSGVKP